The DNA window CATTTTAATGATTAACAAAATTGGGGCCCAAAAATTAAATGGAAAACCTGAAGACTTCGTTGGAAGATTGATCACGGACATTACCAAACATGAAATTGCAGAAACATTGTTGGAAAGAATAGCCATTGCTACAAGATCAAAAGATTCAATGGTCTACGAAGATCATTTAAAGCTTCCAAAAGGTGAAAAATGGTACATATTCACATTCACAAAAATTGAAAATTCCGAAGGAGAAATAACTGGAGTTCAAATAGTAGCAAACGATATAACCACTGTAAAAAAGGCACAAAGAGAAAGAGACAGGTTTTTCAACCTTTCATCAAACCTGCTCTGTATAACTGATTTTAATGGATGTTTCAAACAGCTAAATCATAACTGGGAAGAAATACTTGGATGGTCCGAGAAAGAACTCAAATCTCGACCCATCCATGAATTCATACATCCCAAGGACAGATTTAAAGAAACAGATTTCAACGAGTACGCAATGGGAGCTGATTCAAACATCAAATTTGAAAACAGATTCAAAACTAAGGATGGAAGCTACAAATGGCTCTCATGGAATGTTAGCCTTTTACCCTCTGAAGGAATAGTTTTTGCCGATGTGAGGGATGCAACCAAACAAAAAATTTCAGAAGAAGCACTCCTCATGAGTGAAAAAAAGTACAGAACCCTGTTCGAATATGATCCAGATTATACAATCTTATTTAATAAAGACGGAATCATAGTGGATGCAAACAATGCAATAAGCATGGTAACCGGTGTTTCAAAGGAAAACTTGATTGGAAAATCATTACATGATACTAGAATATATTTTAAAGAGGATATTACCAACCTACAGGAAATATTCTCAAAAATAATTGAAAACAAGGAAAACCAGATCTTCGAAACAGAACTGATTGATAAACATGGAAATATCAGATGTGTAAATGTCAATGTCACAGTAATTGAAATGGAAGATGATATAATCTACGTTTTGGTAATTGCAAGCGACATAACAGAGATCAAACAGTTTGAAACCAAACTTAAAGGTTCAATAAGAGAAAAAGAGGTTCTTTTAAAGGAAATACACCACCGTGTAAAGAACAACATGCAAATAATTTCAAGTCTCATGAACATCCAAACCAGATACTTGGATGATAAAGAATCTATAAACGTGTTAAAGGAGAGCCAGAACCGTGTTAAGTCCATGTCAATGATCCATGAGAAACTCTACAGATCAAAAAAATTTGACAAAGTTTACTTCGCTGAATACATCGAAAACTTGGTATGGGATCTGTTCTATTCCTACTCCATAGAGAAGGGCAAGATCGAACCGGTTCTTGAGATTGACGATGTAAACCTCAATATTGAAACATCCGTACCATTGGGTCTCATAATAACAGAACTGGTATCAAACTGCTTAAAATATGCATTTCCAGATTCAATGGAGGGAACATTGTATGTTTCACTTAAAAATTTAGGAGAAAACTACGAACTCATAATAAAAGATGATGGAGTAGGTTTTCCCGATACAATAGACTTTAAAAACACAGATTCACTCGGACTTCAGCTTGTAAACAGTTTAACAGATCAGATCGATGGAGAAATCGAACTGGATAATTGCAATGGAACAGAATTTAAGATCGTGTTTAATGAACTTATATACAAGGAAAGAATTTAGGAAACCACATATATGGGCAGGGTTTAACAGAAATTAACTTGAATATTTAACAATTAAATGCAGTTTTTTAAAATTTTAAACTTAAATATGTAGTGATGCAAATGTTAGTACCTATGTAGGTAGTTGTGAAATTGGTTGTGGATAAAACTAATTTTTGTCTACATTTTCACACATGAGCAATGGTTTTTTATAGGCCGCTGTTCTATCAATAATAATCGAATTAGAAATTCACGATTAAAATATAAATATTTAAATAAAAATATTTGGTGTATACTATGGCAACCAAAAAGAATGATACAATAACAATTGATAAGGAATTTAAGGCAAGGATGAAAGCATTTAAGGAAGCATTGAAATCTGAAGAAAAAAAGACCGAACTCCATGAGAGCATCTATGGATCAGAGGTTCTAATAAGATTTGAAGTTTTCCTACCTTCAAGGGATCCATTAAAATTTGCAGATGGACTTTTCCTTTATATGAACGATGAAGGAGAAATTGTGGATGCTGAGTACTACATCAAGATAGAAAACAACATCACAGTATCCAAACTCAAACCTAAAGATTTAGACGTTGTAAAAGAGTTATTTAAAGATTCATTTTCACTTGAAATAGAATAATAACCTTTTATTTAATATTTTATTTAACATAATTTTTTTTATACCAAACATTCCCATAGGCCATGGAATGGTTGATTTTTTGTTTATCATTGAACTTGGGTACTGAATATTTTGTAGGAATTTACCTTGTAAAAATTATATATCAATGGAACAATATACTAGATTTTGAATAAAAAATCATATCAAAAATGATGGGCATGACTCAGATTTATTTTGTCCTGATCGTTGGAATGAGTTCTTATTCAACTATAAAAAAAAAGAATTAGACAATAAATAGAAAATTATTTCAATTATATCTATGTACTTTCTGGATTATTTAACCGGAGGAAATTAAATGCGAAGCTTTGAAAGATTAAGTTCCCTTAAGGACTATATTCCGCTTAAAAGAAGCGAGGCTGGAGGGAAAAATGTTGGTCTGTTAGTTGATGGTCCTAATATGCTAAGAAAGGAATTCAGCCTTAATCTTGATATTGTTAGGGATATTATAGCAGAATATGGAAACATGAGGGTTGGAAAAGTACTGTTAAACCAGTACGCATCTGATAAATTAATTGAGGCCATTGTAAACCAAGGCTACACCCCAATTGTAGTTGCAGGGGATACTGATGTTTATATGGCAGTTGAAGCCATGGAACTTATTTATAATCCTAATATTGATATTATCGCACTCATGACCAGGGATGCTGATTTTTTACCCATAATAAATAAGGCCAAAGAAAATGGAAAGGAAACCCTTGTTATCGGTGCAGAGCCAGGTTTCAGTGCAGCACTTCAAAATTCAGCAGACAGTGCAATCGTATTAAAATCAGATAACAATCACGACTAACCGATAAAAATGCTTACAAATTCAATAATCGACGAAGTAAACAGACGAGAAGCAGCCCTCAGGGTCATTAAATCCATACTTCAAACCAAGGGAAGGAAAGGATTTTATGATCTTACAGGACTTGCAGGTGGATTCCCAATCCTATCCGAAGATAAAGCCCTTCTAGAAACCTATGCTGGGCCTGCAGTGTTTGATGATGCCATACAAACAGTGGGTAAAATTCATCTGGGTGGAGATAAGGTTCTGGCCTTAAACAGAACTAGTTCAGGAATACTTGCCTCTGTACTTGCCATTGTAAAACCTGGCGACGAAGTGGCACATTACCTTCCAAAGTCACCGGCACATCCATCTATACCTCGTAGTGCTGAACTTGTTGGTGCAAGTTACATTGAGTTTGATAAAATTGAAGAATTCAAGGTAGAGGACAACACATCCCTGGTTTTCATAACCGGATCAACCATGGATCACGAGATCATCACCCAAGAAGATTTCCGAAGGGTGATTGAAATTTGTAAGGCAAAAAACATTCCTGTGGCAGTTGATGATGCATCTGGAGCAAGACTCAGAACCATTGTATACAGACAGCCAAGAGCAATAGATATGGGTGCAGATATAGCCATAACCAGCACAGACAAACTTATGGACGGTCCTAGAGGAGGACTCATGTCTGGAAAGGGAGAGATTATGCAGCTGGTTAAATCTAAAGCCCATCAATTTGGATTAGAAGCACAAGCACCATTGGTGGCTGCAATGGTAAGGGCCCTGGAAAACTTAAGTCCCGAAAAAATATTAATGGCATTTTCAGCCAAACATGAACTGAAAGAAGCACTAAATAATCAGTTTTCCATGGTCAAAGAAACACCCACAGGAATAATGCTCACACCAGAAGCCATTGAATTTGAACTTAGACAAATAGAGACAGAAACAGATCTGGAATCCGATGATCTGGCGTATCTATTTGCCATGATACTCCTGAGGGATCATGGCATAATCACAATTCCAGCGGTTGGAATGCCGGGTGCATCTGCGGCGATCAGAATAGATCTAGCAGCAAATGATGCAGAACGAATTGGTTCAAAGGAAATTGCTGAAGCCTTCAAGAAAACATTTACTAAACTCCAATCTGTAGCAAACAACGAAGAAGAATCTAAAAAAATCCTCTACAGTTGAATCATAAAAAACTGCCAAAGGATTGGGTTTTATCAAACTGATGGACTATGAATACTATTTTTTTTTAAATATTGTTAGGGGATAAAATTTTGATGGAGATTGATGGATCCCGTGGAGAAGGTGGTGGAGCTGTTTTAAGGATAGCAACAGGTCTATCCGCATTAACATCTAAACCAGTTAAAATATACAACATACGCTCAAAAAGACCCAAACCTGGACTCATGCCTCAACATTTAAATTCTGTGAAGGCAGTTGCAGAACTATCAGATGCCAACCTTTCAGGACTTAAAATAGGGTCAACAGAACTATCATTTCAACCCGGAAAACTGAAACCCGGTAACTACGATATAGACATTAAAACAGCAGGAAGCATCAGTTTGATACTTCAAGCCTTCATGATACCTGCAGCATTTACAGGAGGACCTGTTAAAATTACCATAAAAGGTGGAACAGATTTAAGATGGTCTCCAAGCATAGATTACCTCCAAAATATAACTCTTCCCATCTTGAACACCATGGGCTACAAGGCAGACACCCAAGTCCTTAGAAGGGGCCACTACCCCAAGGGCGGAGGAATTTTAGAGGTTACAATTTATCCAATAAGTTCATTAAAACCGGTGAATATTATTGAATCAAATTTTAATGCTGTAAAAGGCATATCACATGCTGTTAATCTGCCAGAACATGTTGCAATTAGACAGGCCAGATCTGCAGAGGTCATGATAAAAAATGCAGGATACGATATAAACGTAGATATTGAACATGATGACAATTCATTTGGATCAGGATCTGGAATATTACTATGGACAGATGGAACCATCCCACTCGGTGGAAGTTCCATAGGTGAAAGGGGTAAAAAAGCAGAAGTAGTTGGACTTGACGCTGCAAAAGATTTACTGGAACAGATAAGTGGAAATTCGGCTTTAGACAGCCATATGGGAGATCAGATAATTCCATACCTTTTCATCGCTGGAAATTCTTCCATAACCACCTCTAAACTCACACAACACACATTAACAAATATAGATGTAGCGAGTCAGTTCATAAATAGAGATGTGCAGGTGGATGGGAAGTTAGGAAAACCTGCTCTTATAACAGTTAAATAAATTTTCAACTCACATCAATGTTGAAGTAGCCTGTTCTATCGAATACATGGGTTGAATTTTCAGATTCAACATCTATCATGAAAGTGTGATCATCAAGCATTGCAGGTATTCCAACCACGATTCCAGATGCATCGGACCGTAATTGTAATGTGGGCGTTACACTATTTTTTGATGGCATTATGTAACTGGCCTTTCCATTTTGTACTTGGAAATCTACTCTTGATATTCCATAATCCCCAAATCCTCTTAAATGGAACTGGTAAATGCCATTTTTAGAAATTCCTCCCGTTGTTTTTAGAGATATCCATAGTGTGTTGTTGTCAATTTCAAATCCAACATCCCCAATATCATAGCTACTTTGACTGTCCAGTACAGAGTAGATTTGATTATTTGGCTGGTTTAGAATGTCACCCACAGGATCATGAAACACCGTCGTTGGAAAACCATGGGAGTTAATGTAATCGTTGCTTGTATCTTGTCTTGTGACGTTCTTGATGGGGGCAACAGCAAAGAGTTCATTGGATTTGATGAATGATTTTAAGAAAACAGAATCCTTTTGCATCTGGCTCTGGTAACAGTTAACTGCATCAAACTTGTATTGTTCCAGAGAATTGTTCAAAGGAAATATTAACCAGTTGGTCTGGTTTGCGAGGTAGGATGGCGGGAGCAGTTTACTCTGTGGAAAGTATGATCTAGGAAATGGCCACAGTGTCTCATCATCATGAACCAAGTAGCTGTACATTTTTGTTTGATAATCCATATCGTTAACAGCATAATCCACAAATGAACCAGTTCCCCAGTGGTCGGTGTTATCGTCATCCACTGCAGGATAAATTATTATCGTTGGATTGTAGTTGGCAATCATGGTTTCAATATTGGATTCCAATGATTCTCCACAGTAACTGGAATTTTGATCATATGAGAATGAATTGTGATGGGAACCATCAAAGTAGGCATGGTTGGGATCCCAATTCTCATTAAATAAACGGTTAACAACCTGTGGATAATCTAAAAATGTAACATTATTACTTGAAAGTCCAAGTTTTGCAGTTGCATCTAAAGTTTCAGAATGTCTTACACTGCCAAGTTTTCCCTTCCCACCATTGGTTACAACAACAACATGAACAGGCACATTATGTTCAACACAGTACCTAATCAAACCTGCACTACTTAAAGATTCATCGTCGGGGTGTGGGGCAAAGATCAGAACTCTGTCCGAACTATTTATCTGAGGATATTTGGGATAATTGTTAACTTGATTGTTGTAGCTGTAGGAAGTAGCAGCAAAACTGAAAAGTAAAATTAAAGTAAGGAAAAAGGTTAGTTTTGCTTTTTTATCCATCTCACTGTCTCCAAATTAAATAGGGGCATCCAAATTTTCATTAACAATATATGTTTGATACTGCATCTAATCAATCTGAATCTTTTGTCATGCTGTAAAAAAAAAATTAATCATTATTTGTTTAGGTGTAAACATTCACCAGATATCATCTTCCTTAGGCTACCATCTTCCATTTCAATTATGAGTATTCCTTCTTTATTAATACCAACAGCGTAGCCTTGAACTCTTTTTCCCCTTGTTCTAACTTCAACACTGGTTCCTATTGTTGAAGACATTGCACGCCATTCATCAAGGATCTCTGGAAACTTACCATCTTTAAAGTCATTGTAGATGTTTTCAAAGTTCTGTAGGAACCTTTGAACCAGAAGTGCACCGTTAATTTCGGTGTTTAACTCATTTTTAAGGGAAGTAGCACCCTTCTGAAGATCTGATGGGAGCATGGGAACATCCACATTCATATCTATACCAATACCCACCACAAGGTAGTTCACTTTATCCAGTGTGGCGTTTACTTCTGTTAAAATACCGCATACCTTTTTTTTACCGATCAATATGTCGTTTGGCCATTTTATTCCCACGTCGATGTTCAATTCTTCCTTAATTGTTTTTGCAACAACCACACCTGTAACAAGGGTTAACTGGGATGCTCTGTGTGGCGGAATTTCTGGTCTGAGTATGACACTCATCCAGATACCTCCAGGTGGTGATATCCAAGTTTTACCACGCCGGCCTTTTCCTTTGTTCTGAATTTCAGCAACTACGACTGTACCATCTTCGGCACCTTCCTCTGCAAGGTACTTGGCAACTTCGTTGGTGGAATCAACTTCGTTGAAGTAGTGTATATCATGACCCATAAAATTGGTTTTCAAGCCCCGTTTAATTTCATAGGGTAGGAGAAGATTTGGAGTTTTGATAAGTCTGTATCCCAGTTTTGAATGATTTATAATGTATCCTTCCTCTTCCAGATTTAGGAACTCATTTTCAATTATCTCTGGACTCTTTCCAGTTTCATTCACAAATTGTTCCAGAGGTACGTACTCATCCTTCTTTTCATAAAGAGTTTTTAATATTTTTCTTTTGGTCATGTAAAATGCCCCTAAACGAACTTTTTAATTATTCTTCGGTCTTTTTTATTGATTCGGACATATAATTTGAAACTGCAGCTGAAACTGCTGCTACCTTTCTAGAAGGTAAAAATGTTGATTTAAGACGAGCTTCCATATCTCTATCCTTTGCAATAACCTTCTCCATGTTCTCGATGATCTCATTTTTGTACTGATCAACGAAGTGTGTGTGTAAACTGGCATCCCTGAAATGCTGGTTAACCATCATGGATTTATGGAAAGGAATGGTAGTCTTAACCCCCAAAATAATGTACTCCGAAAGAGCTCGTTGCATTCTTGCAATCGCCTCTTTACGTGTTCTTCCCCAAACAATCAACTTAGATATCATTGAATCGTAGTATGGAGGTATGGTGTAGTTGTTGTAAACACCACTATCCACCCTCACACCGTTTCCTCCAGGAGATCTGTAACCTATGATCTTACCAGGGTTAGGCGCAAAATCATTCAACGGATCTTCAGCGTTTATACGACATTCAATTGCATGTCCCCGTACAGATATCTCATTTTGTTCACAGCATAACTCCCTTCCAGCTGCAATTTTCAACTGTTCCTTGACCAGATCAACACCAGTCACTGCTTCTGTAATTGGATGCTCAACCTGTATTCTAGTGTTCATCTCAAGGAAATAGAACTCTCCATTAGAGTAAATAAATTCAACTGTTCCGGCATTAGTGTATCCAATTGATTTTGCCGCTTTAATTGCTGCTTCTCCCATTTCTGCCCTGAGTTCATCGGTCATGATCGGTGAAGGGGATTCTTCGATGAGTTTCTGATGTCTGCGCTGTATGGAACACTCCCTATCTGCAACGTGAATAGTGTTACCATGTTCATCTGCAAGTATCTGGAATTCTATGTGTCTAGGTTCCTCAATGTACTTCTCAACAAAAACTGTGGAATCTCCAAAGTTCAATTCTGCAACGGATTTGGTGGATTCAATGGCCCGAACCAGTTCATCCTCTTCAAACACGGTTCTCATTCCTATTCCACCACCACCTGCAGAAGCCTTTATAATAACGGGATAACCTACAATTTCGGCCATTTTAGCAGCTTCTTCGACATTATCAATGGCCTTGCTTCCACCAGGAACTACAGGTACACCTGCTCGTTTCATAAGCTTTTTTGATGTAATTTTACTTCCCATTTCCTCAATAACTCTTCCACTGGGACCCACTAATTTTATGCCGTGTTTTTCACACTCTTCTCCCAGTAGAGAATTTTCTGCAAGAAATCCGTAACCAGGATGGATTGCCTCTGCTCCTGACTTAATTGCAACATCAATTATCTTGTCAATATCCAGGTAGCTTTTAGCTGGCGAAGGTTCGCCTATATTGTAGGCTTCGTCGGCATACTTTGCAAAAAGAGAATTTTTATCTGCATCTGAATAAACTGCAACGCTATCTATCTCCATTTCACGACATGCCCTCATCACTCTGATTGCAATTTCTCCACGGTTGGCTATTAACACCTTTTTAAACATAATATCTTTTCCTGAGCATTCAATTAATATATTACAAGTTTTAAGCTTTATAATCTTTTTTTACCACTAATTATATACTCTTATTTCTATATTAATTAACTAATAAATTTTATATTGATTCACACTTTGGTATCATGGATGAGCTTAATGAACATTTCTATTTATTACTAATCCAATGTTGAGTTCACAAACAACCATCTTACTTAGGTGAAACGATAACCATACCAACTTCAATTAAACCTAAAATAATAGGAAAACAAGCCAATGTTTAAGAAAAAAAGACAGCTTGAAATAGCACTTCAAGATATTTCACCCCATAAAAATCCCCGCGTAGAACTGGAACAGTACTCCACTCCATCTGTCATAGCTGCCGATCTGCTCTGGAATGCCATGGCAATTGGGGACATTGAAGGATTGAAACTGGCAGATCTTGGATGTGGAACGGGCATATTCACAATAGGAGCAGCTTTACTCGGGGCAAACGAAGTTGTAGGTGTAGATACAGATTCTGAAGCGGTTTCTATTGCTGAAACAGAATCTTCAAAGAGAAATCTTGAAAACACCAGATTCGTTGTATCAGAGATCACAGACTTCACTGAAGAAGTAGATACCGTGATTCAAAACCCTCCCTTCGGAGCACAAAAATCTAATAAAACAGCCGCAGACGTCATATTTCTTGATAAGGCCCTTGAAATTTCCCCAGTTGTCTACTCATTTCACATGAAGAAAACCTTAGACTTCCTATTGAAATTCGTAGCGGAGAGAAATGCAACAGTATCACACAAATTTGAATACAAATTTCCCATACCTAAAATTTACGATTTCCACACCAGGGAATCTGTTGAAGTTGAAGTGGTCGTACTCAGGATCGAGAAAAATATCTAAAATATTTATCAAATGGCATTCACAGGATTTAAATCTGTGAACGTGTCCTATTTTCTTTTTAGCGTTCTTTTCTATCGTCATTTCAGATCAAGCTAATAGATAAGTTTATATATTTTAACTTTTAAATTAAGGTGTAAGAATTAAACATGTCCTTTGACTAAATATTAAGAAGGTGAAAAGAAATGAATTTATTTCGTGTCGATTTGATAATTCCAATGGTTATGATCTGTGCAATGTTTTTGGTTTTCTTCACCCTATTTCTGGGTTACAACAGAAGCCTTAACAAATCTTATTCAAAGTAAAATTTCCATGAATACCCGTGAATTCACTCGAAAAAACTTTTGTTAAGAGTATAAAAATTCCAACCTATCCTATTCCATGATGGTTTAAATTTTAAATTCGAGTAAAACTTTGAATGAAACTTGAAAATTTTAACGGTGAACAGCTTATGTTCCAGTTAAACATAGGATTTCCATTTGAAAGAACATAAAGACGTCTTTAACCTCATTTATACTGGTCAAAAACATGTTTTTTTTAATTATTTTTTTTAGATTTTCTTAGATTCGATTTTTCATTCATCCTTTGATCCCAAAGTGAAACTACTTCTAAGATGAGATTCTTAATAATTTTGTATATTTTGTTAAATGGATTCATGGATGGGAATATTTTGAATAAAAAGTTCGATGAATGTCCAGATATTTTGTATCACAAGATGCCAAAGGGATGGGTGTGCAGAGAAATTATTGAAACTGGTCCATTTATTACAGGGGCTCTTATTATCAGTCCTGAAGGTTTAGAATATAAATGGAGGTCAAGATTTCATCGTAAACACCACAACCTCCTGGATTCAGGTACTGTTTCCACATGGTTTGCACCCGGAGCCATAGCATGGTGGATAGGTGTGTTTTTTGCAATTGGATCCATATTTTTTGCATTGGGTTCAGCCCCGCCCTACATTAACTGGGCAGGCCCCCATCTCGATGCAATGACCTACTTTTTAGGATCCATATTCTTCACAACGGCAGCTTTCTTGCAGTACATCGAAACAGTAAACGTAAGAAGAGTTCCCAAGTCTATGAACATTGTTGATGAAATTAAAATTTTTACATGGGAACCCCGAAGAATTGACTGGGTTGCATCAGTAGTTCAGTTTATAGGAACTCTATTTTTTAATTTCAGCACGTTCTTTGCTGTTAACATGCTTTTAACTGTCCAGCAAATAAACCACCAGGTTTGGGTTCCGGATATTTACGGATCCATATGCTTCTTGGTCGCAAGCAGCCTGGTTTGGATAGAGGTGGGTCATGGATTAGTTTCATTTAACTGGAAAAATATATCATGGCAAATTGCAATTTTAAATCTCATAGGTTCTGTGGCGTTTGGAATTTCAGCAATTTACGCATTTACTTTACCATCCACAGGAGAACCTGTTAATTTCGCAATACAAAATTGGGGAACATTTGTTGGGGGAGTTTGCTTTTTTATTGCAGCTGTGCTTCTACTTCCAGAGAGAACCATGGAACAAACTTAAAAAAAGTGAATTAAAATTAAATTCAAACCCTAAAAAAAATAATATAGTTCTTATCTACTTAGCATGAGATAAAACAATACATCACATCCTATTTTTTGTAGAACAACTTTATTTGCTCATTTTTTGTCTTTGATCATCTGTTTTAATGCTTCAATTTCTGATTTCATCTCTTCAAGGTTTTTACTTATTTCATCTATCTTTTCTAATTCATCCAGCCGATGATTTAAGTGGTCCAACTTTTCATCCATGGTTTCAACATACTTCCCTGTTTTTTCGGTAAGGGCCTCTGTTCCCTTTCTGAATTTTTCTATGAGTGAAAATGTAGCGACTGAAGTGATGATACTGGTTAAAACCAGTGCACTAAACATTGATATAACACCCATTAATCTGCCGATTCCTGTGACAGGTATTATATCTCCGTATCCAACTGTTGTGATGGTTTGAAGCACGAACCATATGGAATCTTCGAAGGTTGATACTTCGGGATTCACCCCGTGCTCAACCAAGTAGAAGATGTAAGAACAGAAGAAAAACACCACCAGGAAGAATGCCAAGGCATATACTAACCTTGTTTTTTCCTGGTACTTGATGAATTCTTTGCCAACCTTTTTTGAAAATATGTAGAGGGCTGCAAGTTTGATAACCACAATGATCTTCATGATGATGCCTATATCATGGAGTCCGAATATGTAGTAGCTTATGAAGTAAATTGGTATGAATGCAAGGATGTCTTTCCAATTGTTTTTAATGAACTGAGGATATTCATGTTGGTGTTGTTTCATTCTCCAGAGGAAAACAAATAGCAGTAAGATTGAAACAGCCAGATCAAATATTCCTAAATTTGCGATGGTTGTGGATTTGAGATTAGGAGAAATAAGGGTCAGAAATAGTAAGATTCCATCGAGTACTATTAGAAAAACAAGTATGCTCTGCCAAATAATACCTGGCCGTTTATTAATTTCATTCATAAATATATTTCTAAATTTAAAAACATAAATCTGTTTTTATATTCCTGATCCAAAGGGATGCTGTTTAACAAAAAAAATAAACACCTTCTGCATTATGACAACGTTCATATCCTATTTTCTATGAACACTAGAGACAATTAATATTTAGAGACCCTCTAAAAAAAAGTATAAAATGGTAGTCAGTTTCCCATAAACTCATTTTTTTATGAGAAATGAACAGTTTTTTGGTTATTTTTTGGTTTTTGCTGTTTCTTTAGGTATTTCCATGAGCTGGGGTTCTAATATTTCTACTAAACCTGCTATTATTAAGAAAGCACCTATCAATGCTGCAAGTACCAATGGGTTGCCTGCAAAGGTTCCAATCACAATAAATAGGATACCTATTATGATTCCAAGCACTCCTGTACCTTTACCCTTAGCACCTTTTCCAGATATTAAAGATTCAACACCTGCAAGTGCTATGAAGAACCCTACAATGTAGAGGGCTATGAATGAAAAGAATTCAAATGTTTTGATATCTCCTATGAATACTATTCCAAGCATTATTGCAAAGATTGCAACTATCAAGCCCGCAATTCCTGCGGCAATACTATCATTCTTTAAACTTTTCACCATGATCCAAATACCCACAAATATAACTCCAATACCTGCAATGGTATTCACGGT is part of the Methanobacterium lacus genome and encodes:
- a CDS encoding ion channel, whose amino-acid sequence is MNEINKRPGIIWQSILVFLIVLDGILLFLTLISPNLKSTTIANLGIFDLAVSILLLFVFLWRMKQHQHEYPQFIKNNWKDILAFIPIYFISYYIFGLHDIGIIMKIIVVIKLAALYIFSKKVGKEFIKYQEKTRLVYALAFFLVVFFFCSYIFYLVEHGVNPEVSTFEDSIWFVLQTITTVGYGDIIPVTGIGRLMGVISMFSALVLTSIITSVATFSLIEKFRKGTEALTEKTGKYVETMDEKLDHLNHRLDELEKIDEISKNLEEMKSEIEALKQMIKDKK
- a CDS encoding biotin--[acetyl-CoA-carboxylase] ligase; this translates as MTKRKILKTLYEKKDEYVPLEQFVNETGKSPEIIENEFLNLEEEGYIINHSKLGYRLIKTPNLLLPYEIKRGLKTNFMGHDIHYFNEVDSTNEVAKYLAEEGAEDGTVVVAEIQNKGKGRRGKTWISPPGGIWMSVILRPEIPPHRASQLTLVTGVVVAKTIKEELNIDVGIKWPNDILIGKKKVCGILTEVNATLDKVNYLVVGIGIDMNVDVPMLPSDLQKGATSLKNELNTEINGALLVQRFLQNFENIYNDFKDGKFPEILDEWRAMSSTIGTSVEVRTRGKRVQGYAVGINKEGILIIEMEDGSLRKMISGECLHLNK
- a CDS encoding DUF308 domain-containing protein, with the protein product MEEGRNLLLGVLGILLGLIVIIFPLISIFTVNTIAGIGVIFVGIWIMVKSLKNDSIAAGIAGLIVAIFAIMLGIVFIGDIKTFEFFSFIALYIVGFFIALAGVESLISGKGAKGKGTGVLGIIIGILFIVIGTFAGNPLVLAALIGAFLIIAGLVEILEPQLMEIPKETAKTKK
- a CDS encoding METTL5 family protein: MFKKKRQLEIALQDISPHKNPRVELEQYSTPSVIAADLLWNAMAIGDIEGLKLADLGCGTGIFTIGAALLGANEVVGVDTDSEAVSIAETESSKRNLENTRFVVSEITDFTEEVDTVIQNPPFGAQKSNKTAADVIFLDKALEISPVVYSFHMKKTLDFLLKFVAERNATVSHKFEYKFPIPKIYDFHTRESVEVEVVVLRIEKNI
- a CDS encoding acetyl-CoA carboxylase biotin carboxylase subunit, which produces MFKKVLIANRGEIAIRVMRACREMEIDSVAVYSDADKNSLFAKYADEAYNIGEPSPAKSYLDIDKIIDVAIKSGAEAIHPGYGFLAENSLLGEECEKHGIKLVGPSGRVIEEMGSKITSKKLMKRAGVPVVPGGSKAIDNVEEAAKMAEIVGYPVIIKASAGGGGIGMRTVFEEDELVRAIESTKSVAELNFGDSTVFVEKYIEEPRHIEFQILADEHGNTIHVADRECSIQRRHQKLIEESPSPIMTDELRAEMGEAAIKAAKSIGYTNAGTVEFIYSNGEFYFLEMNTRIQVEHPITEAVTGVDLVKEQLKIAAGRELCCEQNEISVRGHAIECRINAEDPLNDFAPNPGKIIGYRSPGGNGVRVDSGVYNNYTIPPYYDSMISKLIVWGRTRKEAIARMQRALSEYIILGVKTTIPFHKSMMVNQHFRDASLHTHFVDQYKNEIIENMEKVIAKDRDMEARLKSTFLPSRKVAAVSAAVSNYMSESIKKTEE